The sequence GCGCTACCTCACCACGAGCCGGCAGCGCGCCCTCGGCAGCTTGATGAAGCAGGCGCGCCGCCTGAGGACCGACATCGAGCGGCGCATGAAGCGCGGCCGGCGCGAGTTCGAGGCGCGGGCCGAGAAGGTGCTCACCCGGGTCGAGCACCGAGCGGCTCGGGCGCTGTCCGCCACCATGAAGCGCCTCAACCTGGCGACGCGGGCCGACCTGCGCGGGATCGAGGAGCGGCTGGCGCGGCTCGAGGCGAGGAGCGCCAGGCGCCGAGCCCGCGGTGCCGGCGGAGGAAACGCTCCCGCTGGAGAGATCGGGGTCAGGGAGCGCGAGCGGCTCGTGTCCGGGCCGCCTGCAGCGGGCGCCCGCGCGCCGGGGGACGCACGGTGAGCAACCGGCACGGGCGAGGGTCACCTTGAGCTACGGCGCGACCACGACCTTGCCGTAGCTCTGCCGCGACCCGAGGGCCTCGAGTGCCGCGGGCAGCTCCTCGAGCGGATAGGTCCGGTACACCACCGGCTCGACCTTGCCCTCGCGGTAGAGTGCGAGCAGCGCGGCCAGCGTCTCCGAGATGCGCTCGGGCTGGTGGAGGGCGTGCGCGCCCCAGTGGAGGCCGACGAGCGCGATGTTCTTCAGCAGCACGCGGTTCAGCTTCACCTCCGGGATGCGTCCGCTCGCGAAGCCGATCACCAGGAGCCGCCCGTTCCAGGCGATGCACCTGAGCGAGCCGTCGAACACGTCGCCCCCGACCGGATCGTAGATGACGTCCGCGCCGTGGCCGTCGGTCGCCGCGCGCACCTGGTCGACCCAGTCGGCACCCCGGTAGTCGATGGCGACGTCGGCGCCCGCGCGGCGCGCCACCGCGAGCTTGTCGGCGCCGCCCGCGGTCGCGATGACACGCGCGCCGAGCGCCTTGCCGATCTGCACGGCGGCGATGCCGAC comes from Deltaproteobacteria bacterium and encodes:
- a CDS encoding NADPH:quinone oxidoreductase family protein, with product MRAIVVDRWMEPADLRVREAPEPELAPGTLAVEVRAAGCNFFDLLMVRGQYQVKPPFPFVPGAELAGVVRAVGAGVEGFAAGDRVLASVPLGAFAERAVVPAPGAWRMPEGMSFEAGASFPIVYPTSYAGLVFRAGLRRGETLLVHAAAGGVGIAAVQIGKALGARVIATAGGADKLAVARRAGADVAIDYRGADWVDQVRAATDGHGADVIYDPVGGDVFDGSLRCIAWNGRLLVIGFASGRIPEVKLNRVLLKNIALVGLHWGAHALHQPERISETLAALLALYREGKVEPVVYRTYPLEELPAALEALGSRQSYGKVVVAP